From the Pseudomonas baltica genome, one window contains:
- a CDS encoding glycosyltransferase codes for MRIGVLTHLKHPVRQPFPGGLEAFTYDATLGLRDLGHDVTLFASSSSAAELHAVPILDDSTYQHGNRPLASEYIDEHHAYLKTLLQIDRYGFDVIFNNSLHYVPVTMASLIHTPMLTVLHTPPFFELVEALSNTRRSGWFCTCSTANARAWRAQVPDCEVIANGIDLDFWYPRGTVGEHVLWFGRLIPDKGPQLAIAAALQAGVQLRLAGQITDQAFFDEQIAPHLGEQIRYLGHLDREALAAELSSASAALVTPCWEEPFGLVVAEALACGTPVAAFARGALPELLNEDTGALAPAGDVPALAEALLVARGKSRVACRERAEAQWSHALMLKRYEKLLYEVMAAHAEQQRDNRSTAPAMPARAQLGGHNG; via the coding sequence TGATGCGACGCTAGGCCTGCGCGACCTCGGCCACGACGTCACTCTGTTCGCCAGCTCCTCCAGCGCCGCAGAACTGCACGCGGTACCGATTCTCGATGACAGCACCTACCAGCACGGCAACCGCCCGCTCGCCAGCGAGTACATCGACGAGCACCATGCCTACCTCAAGACCCTGCTGCAGATCGACCGCTACGGTTTCGACGTGATCTTCAACAACAGCCTGCACTACGTGCCCGTGACCATGGCCTCGCTGATCCACACGCCCATGCTCACGGTGCTGCACACACCTCCGTTTTTCGAATTGGTCGAGGCCCTGAGCAATACGCGTCGCAGCGGCTGGTTCTGCACCTGTTCGACTGCCAATGCCCGCGCCTGGCGCGCCCAGGTGCCGGACTGTGAAGTGATCGCCAACGGTATCGACCTGGATTTCTGGTACCCGCGCGGCACGGTCGGCGAGCATGTGCTGTGGTTCGGCCGACTGATCCCCGATAAAGGCCCACAGCTGGCGATCGCCGCAGCGCTGCAGGCCGGCGTACAACTGCGCCTGGCTGGGCAGATCACCGATCAGGCATTTTTCGACGAACAGATCGCCCCGCACCTGGGTGAGCAGATCCGCTACCTCGGCCACCTCGATCGCGAGGCGCTGGCCGCCGAACTGTCCAGCGCCTCGGCGGCGTTGGTCACGCCCTGCTGGGAAGAACCCTTCGGCCTGGTAGTGGCCGAAGCCCTGGCCTGTGGCACTCCAGTCGCCGCCTTCGCCCGCGGCGCGTTGCCCGAACTGCTCAACGAGGACACCGGTGCCCTGGCCCCGGCCGGTGATGTGCCGGCGCTGGCCGAGGCCCTGCTCGTCGCCCGCGGCAAATCCCGCGTAGCCTGCCGTGAACGTGCCGAGGCGCAATGGAGCCATGCGCTGATGCTCAAACGTTACGAGAAGCTCCTGTACGAAGTGATGGCCGCCCATGCCGAACAGCAGCGCGACAATCGATCAACCGCGCCAGCCATGCCGGCCAGAGCGCAGCTGGGTGGCCACAATGGCTGA